The DNA sequence CCTCACCAAGGTCTTTCTTTCATTCTGGATAAATGAAATTGCATTTCAATCAATTCTaccattttgaatttgaatttgaactttTCACTCTCTGGAAGGAGAAATTTTTGGCTTAGTTTGTATCGCAAGCAGGTTGTGCTAAACAGTGCTCGTTTTTTTATGCTTAGCTTCCCGCCTTGTCTGTTGTCTCTTACTGGGTTCTCAGTAAATACTTGTtggagaagaaattaagaaagtaaaatgaattaaacttttCCCATGAGTTTAAATTATTATGCATGGGCTAAAGTTATAAAAGCTCTCCCATTTAGCTTCTCCAAAGTCCAAAAgctaataattttaacttacgGATAAGCTAATTTTTATGGGAGAAGCTCTATTCATcttaccttcttattttctgATTATGGAAGAATCTAATTTTAATAGGGCCAAAACTtggaataaatatataataaagtatGGATAAGTACAAGTGTTTCATATGCATATAATGctaattttagtgtttttttaatatcttgaaAGCTTGCTGTATGTATTtcacaattttgattttttttccaattgttATTAGCTCACCGCTGTCTCGCATAAATGCGCTGGTGCATGCAACTTGCTTTGCTGATGCATCAAGGTAGAGCTTCTGAGCTGAACATATTAAAGAGATCACATTCCAAGTTGATATTATCAcctttgtttattatgaaaaattactGTATCACCaccattttgttaaatttttgttgAATTATCTTTTGGTTTCCCCAGCTCATCAGATGCAGCATTAGCATATGTAAAGCTCATTCAACATTTAGCAGTATTTAAAGGATACAAAGGTCAGATTGGTTGCATAAAATTGAATAGAATTCCaccatttttgtaaatattgtatgttattgtTTTCACATTTGCATTTGTTTTATCTTGTTTTTGTACTTTTGCTAACAGTTTGTAAGTTACCAGAGTaaccttttatgaaaaataatatgataaattcaACTTAATGGCAATTATTTGCTGTGCAAATTGCCTTTTGTTAATACAGAGTTGTCTTTTTCTTCATCATGATTGTAGATAGTGGATAGAAATGTCCACTATCACCCATTCAAGTTCCTTCTCTTACCTTTTATCCTTCTTATTGTTCTGACATCTTCCTTTTTCTCTGTTTCTAGAGGCCTTTTTTGCCCTTAAAATAGCAGAAGAGAAGTTTCTATCTGTCTCAAAATCACAAATCTTACTGCTAAAGTTGCTGCTGCTTCATGAGCATGCTTTACATCGGTAAGTGGCCTAGTTCATTTGTTGTATTAAgaatcttgaattgtgttaGCATTTGAGATGTCAGCTCACTTAACTTAATTGAGCATCATGTAGTGGACAATTAAAGCTAGCCCAGAAACTGTGTGATGAACTTGGTGTTTTGGCATCAAGAGTAACTCGTGTAGATATGGAACTAAAGACAGAAGCAAGCCTTCGCCATGCTCGTACATTGCTTGCTGCAAATCAATTCCGAGaggtttttttattcttctatgTACTAAATATTAAACTATATACAGAAAATCAACCACGTTATTCACagtttgattcttgaatttatAGTTCATATGTTACTATTGTTCTTTTGTTGGAAACATGGGATCGTACTCTTTAAATATATTCTGTTTTACAAGTGTCCTTGTACTGTATCATTTGACAACAGCATAGGATTTGTATTATGTATTAAAGTACAGTATGTGGGGATCTTAGCTTCCTTGCCCCATAAGGAGACAAAAAGgtgaaaaaattaatgttaactaACAGTTGAGCAATTAAAAATTGACTGTTTTAAATCTGTAtagattgtttttaattttcatataaatgaTTCTTTTAGGCAGCTGCTGTGGCACACTCCCTCTTCTGTATGTGCTACAAATACAATCTTCAAGTTGAGAATGCTTCGGTTCTTCTTTTACTTGCTGAGATTCACAAGGTAAATTATCATATTGTCTGACACACTTGTTAGTTTCATGTGGTGTGGATCAGCTATCAAACACTTTTTTGttctgataataaaaaatatggatGAAGCCATCTTGactcattcttttttatttcattctgaTTTATCtgcataatcattttttttcttttctttttaatgctTGATCTATGTCTCATCCTAAATAACTGGCAATCTACTACATTGTCCCTACCCTAGCTTTCACATTGTTGTGTTCTCTACTGTTTGTTTACTTTTAAAGCCTTCATTCATTTGTTTTTACCAGAAATCAGGCAATGCCCATCTTGGTCTTCCATATGCTTTAGCAAGCCTCTCATTTTGCCTCTCATTTAACTTGGACCTTCTAAAAGCTTCAGCTACACTTACTCTAGCTGAGTTGTGGCTCTCTCTTGGATCAAGCCATGCAACAAGGGCTCTAAACCTTATCCATGGAGTTTTCCCAATGATTCTTGGTCATGGTGGTTTGGAACTCCGCTCACGTGCCTATATTGTTGAAGCAAAATGCTATCTGTGTGATTCAAACTTCAATGGTATGTCACTGTAAATAGTTGATGTTAGACTTTGCTCTTCAAATTTGTTGTCTATCTAGAAATATTTAAACATATGCTGTTTTTGCAAGTATTCCAATACCAATAGCCGAATTTCTGATTCTGTAAAAGATAATAATCAAATAGGGGGAAACTAGATTTTCCTCAATGGTTTTCTGAGGGTGTTGATCCTTTTTCTCTCCCTGTGTTGGGGCTTTAACTGAATCTTACTTTACtgatttgaatttctttttcagTCTTTGAAAATTATGAGATCGTGGTAGATTCATTGAGTCAAGCATCTGAAGAACTCCAACTTTTGGAGGTAAGCAAACTTTCTGCGTTTTAATCTTTTGTGTAATCCCTTGTGAGAGGGAGAAAAATGAGAGGTCATGTGAATGAATCCGTGTGTCTTGACTACACAGTGGAGGctcttatttataattagaaCCGCAAATACAGTAGATAATGGTCATATAATTATACAACTCATAATATCCCTAATTTACAATACTTCTTTTACACAATATACTACAGAATTACAAGCTTCCAAGCGGTTTCATTGGTCCTTTTTCATTTGTAAGCCTTTTTGCTGCATCTCTGCTTCCCGTCAAAGTTCACTTGGACACATGATTGCATGCATGTGATAGATACTAGAATATTGTTTATGCGTAAAGCGTAAAATGAAGTAGGGATGACTGTTACAATGAAAAACCAGTACAAGCCAAAAGCAGAGGCATACATTATATTCGTGCATATAGATACTAGACAAAtgtttatcaaattaattttatggggTCTTAATACATGCAAGATTCATATTTTGTGATGGTGAAAGCTCACTAGTCAACTAGTAAAAACATTTCATAGTAAAATTGACTTGTTTAACCCATTATTTTCCTGTTCCATCCTATTTTAAACAACTCTTCAACATCCAAATCTCTTTCTATTGCTTTTTATTtaagatttgattttcttgTGCCCTGCAGTTTCATGAACTGGCATCTGAAGCTTTCTATCTGATGGCCATGGTATATGACAAACTAGGGCAATTAGAAGAAAGGGAAGAAGCCGCAGCTTCATTTCAGAAACATATTTTGGCTCTCCGCAATCCTCAAGATGAGGATGATCCTCTTGTTAGTGTATTTTGATTGTTTGTTATACCCAATTTTATCTACATaagcttattaaattaaatttatgtacaaTAGTGACCCCTGATCTTCTGTAGTTATCATTCAATAGTTGTTTATAGCTGTAGTCATCAAGATGTACAGTGGCATAAACCTTGGAGATATTTTGTTCTCTCTTCCCTTTATAGAGGACAACCGTTCATGTAATGGACACACTAAtgacaattaaattatttttcattttaaaagattagacatttttttcttaaatgtatTCCCTTGTTTTGAAATCCCCGCTACAtggaatgaaaatattaatagtgaaatcataatatagttaattaaatttatatttctttgaaATTAAGAGTAtctaatgatttattttaaaattcttacagaaaatttcaaataatttatattgaaagGGAGAAACGATCCTGATCAATAATGTTAAGTTGCAAACACTTCTCAATAATTTTCAGTTGTTTTACTGTACGCTAGAGACATTTCACTGTTAAATTCagtatttaaattgttttacttgtatttttaaattttaagtgccttgttatttttttttactgcaagtGCCTTGCTGTAACGAATAGTTAGGGACTTGATATGAAATCTCAAAAGTGTTTGCGTTTTATACGAAAGCCAGATTAAAGTAAGCTACAGATCTGCATACTTTACGagaattttatacattttaaagttttaaactaTGGTCTTGATAGTTTCAGAAAGTCTTTCGTTTCGTTCCCAGAATTCAGGTTACCATCACGATCAATTGATCATACAGAGATTTACttagtaatatataaataaaaaattacaaggtTCTATTTATTTGTCATagaaatcatttaaattttttcaaacgGAACTTGGAgttatggattgattaaacaaaaaatattatttcgtaAAGCTCTCCAACGAACGTTACCCACAATATACGACCAATTGTCACTTACTTTTAAGGATCTCATCTTGACTGTATTGTCCATTTGtccttcaaagaaaagtttagtAGGCATCTCTAATGGGAGTTTTATATTGATTTGAACAGTATTAGCATTTCAGTTTACAAATTTGTACCTTTAGAGAAAAACTGAGAGtcatttgtttattatattatttatgccAACTCTTTTAAATGTGGACTATGTttcatgtaataataataatataaaattactttgttttttgtttttaatcactGTTTCCTTTTTATTACCTTAGATTgcaatatatgtaaatatatatatatatatatatatatatatatatatatatatatatatatatatatatatatatatatatatatatccctttGATTGCAATATCTTAATACACTTCATTATGCATTATTAACTGTAGATTgcatcacttaaaaaaataaattagattgcAGTATTGCTTTGGGAATATGGAattataatgttaaaatatatttaacgattttttttctgaatgcaATAATTTTAACTATGTGTAGCTTCAAGTTCAAGACAAAATTTTAACGTTATACGGTGcattaatgtttaaaattttagtatataaataacgtattttgataatattttttacacaacaatccttttaatttttctaatcttatttcatttaattgttCTCTTAAATTTTCTAATCTgtatttcctttcttttaacACACAAATGAATCCCAATAAACATTGTTGagatttattttagttcttaattttagaaataaagTGACAGcaatattatgtaaatttaaagaATCAATTGACTACTAAATTTGGTACTtactaataatagtaataaaactaAACAATACAATTTTAACTAGTAGGAGTGAATCTTTATTTGCTGAAAAGAACATcaacacattattattatttttttccttaaaatggCTCTCTTTCTATAAAGAGAATATATACTAATTCATTACAtctgtatatattaatatacttcaaaaaaatataaatataattcatatttcttaatttattaatattaaaaaaattacaatgctaaagtgTTCTTTTTTTATGCATAATACTAAAGAGTTTAATAGATATGATGATATAGCAATGAAGCATTTGTCCGTATATGATTAAAACAAATGTGAACTCATAGGATTATAAAGATAAATTTGTTGATACGTGGTAGTAATTTTGGAAAAAGATAATGCAGGAAGAGGAGCGTGAGAGAAGAGAGTCCAGCAATGTCCAAACCGGGTTTAAGCTCGTTGGTTTCACAAACTTCGTCCGAACCAACCCTAAATCGGACCGCTTTCAAGTTAACCGCTTCCACCACATCGGCTTCTGGTGCACCGATGCTACCAACTCTTCCCGCCGATTCTCTTGGGGACTTGGAATGCCTATTGTGGCAAAATCCGATCTCTCCACCGGAAACCAAATCCACGCCTCCTACCTCCTCCGCTCCGGTGACCTCTCCTTCCTCTTCTCCGCTGCCACCGGAGGCGCCTCCACCGCCTCCCTTCCAACCTTCGACGCCGCCACCTGCCTCGCCTTCGCCGCCAAGCACGGCTTCGGCGTCCGTGCCATCGCTTTGGAGGTAGCCGACGCGGAAGCCGCCTTCAACGCCAGCGTCGCCAACGGCGCCGAGCCGGCGTCTCCACCGGCTCTCCTCGACGGCCGCACCGGCTTCGCGGAGGTACGCCTCTACGGCGACGTCGTGCTCCGCTACGTAAGCCACAAGGACGCCGCGCCGCGGGCGGATCCGTCGCGGTGGTTCCTGCCGGGATTCGAGGCCGCGTCGTGGTCGTTTCCGGAGCTGGACTACGGGATTCGGCGGCTGGACCACGCCGTCGGGAACGTGCCCGAACTGGCGCCGGCGGTCAGGTACCTGAAAGGCTTCAGCGGATTCCACGAGTTCGCGGAGTTCACCGCGGAGGACGTGGGAACGAGCGAGAGCGGGTTGAACTCGGTGTTTCTGGCGAACAACTCGGAGACGGTGTTGCTGGCGCTGAACGAGCCTGTTTACGGAACGAAACGGAAGAGCCAGATTGAGACTTATTTGGAACACAACGAAGGTGCTGGTGTGCAGCATCTTGCGCTTGTTACTCACGACATTTTCACCACTCTGAGAGAGATGAGGAAGCGAAGTTTCCTTGGTGGATTTGAGTTCACGCCTTCGCCTACTCCCACCTATTACGCCAACCTTCACAAGCGTGCCGGTGATGTGTTGACCACAGAGATGATCAGGGCACTCTGCTTCAGAGGATTGGGTGCATGGTGGAGGATGAGGAAGGGAAGGCGTACCAGAAGGGTGCATGTGGGGGTTTTGGGAAAGGCAATATTTCCCAACTTGAAGAATATGAGAAGACTTTGGAAGCTAAAAGAACTCAGAGTGATCTCAGCTCTCTGCTTAAAAAAGTTCCGTTGCCGGGAATCGAACCCGGGTCTCCTGGGTGAAAGCCAGATATCCTAACCGCTGGACGACAACGGATTTTTGAGACTTGTAGGTGAACTAAAtcatagatattttgttatgtCTCATAAGCTAGTAGTCTATGACAGTGCAGCAGTATTTTCATAATCTTTTCCTCTTTcacgataaattattttatcgttCATGactaaatttttgtatttatctGCATAATTTTACCTCCTAGTCACTTGAATTCGCTTTTAAGATTTTTACTGCTTCTTTTAGAGAATATTAATATTGCAACCCAATAGAAAGGATTAGATTTGAAAATACgctcataaatataaaattttaatcagacatttttgtaatttacccaaaaataatatctttaCTTATACTACTGATATGTCAATTTATTgtgtatatttaaattatgtttttttttgtatatcaaAAGTACATCACcgtaataataatttgtttatgtTATCTAtccaaaaatgttttaattaatcttgctaatatataataacaaattattatttatagtcAAGCTAATACTCAATCAAATTTAGTATTATCTTTGGtcttttatataagaaataaatataagaaagggaaaaagttatggatttgaattctttttgttaacaagaattaataatattaacgattaaaatttgtcataaaaaaataaaaatataaacaaataagtACTATGCTTTAAGATATAATAATTGCTAGTTATGCCGTTTATTTTGTCAAATGGATCTACTAAAGAGACACTTACTCATGATGTATTTATTGgtctattaatattataagtcaTATTTATTGGTGAAAAATATCTCTACAATTAGGTGTAACCATCATGAAATATAACTACTACTTAAAGTCAATTAAttcaaaatgtatttttggaatatataaaatttaaatttatgatattaattaaaattaattaactagtttaactatttttattggtgttaataaattgattatttatttcttatataaagtACAAAAGGAGTATTTTATATGCCGTTCATAAGGTTATCCTTTAAATAAGGTGTGGATTGGCATAGACTGTGGTAAGAAACTCGGTACTAGCTAGACTTGATGTTTACTCCCATATGCACATATTAGTTACTAGTACAAGAATATCCATGTCCTCCTAATCCTAGAGGCACCAAATTCCTTCTACTTAGCCCTAGGAGCCAGTCAACAACAAAAGACTTGTCAAGGTTTTTCCTTCGAATAGTTTTCTTAGCCTTCTCACCAATTGCATGTGTCTTAAGAAGACACAAAATGCCAACATTATATTTTCCTTCAGAACACCTGTCCTTAGACTAAAAAGCTTTATACCTCATGTACCATTACAATTCCAATGAAGGACCTTCATTGAGAAAAAAATGGTTACTAGAGGgttttaaacaataaaggaAGACTGAATAATATAGTACTGTTAAGGGCTTAAGGTCATGTGCCTACCCTTGTGTCTCTGGAATAGGAGGTTGCATGCCTTACGACAAATGAGTTCTCTTGGGATAAGCTGGAAGTACCCTAATGACCATTCTTGAGTTTCCTTGCTTTAATGAAAGCCCTTGTCTTTGCATGGTAAACACCACGTGAGTGATAAGATTTTGGTCCAATTTCTTGTTCCCACTTTTTTGGCTTTCGCGGATCCATTTTGTTGCATGCAATACACCAATAGCTTGCTCGTTTTCCTTTCTCACACACATGCAAGACATCAATAGTTTTCCACCGCGTTTTGTTTTGATTTCAATGTGGCCCCATTTTAGTCGTTACCTTtggatcataatttttttaacacccAACTGTTACCTAAGTAATCCTTTCCACGCGGCATTTGGGGGATGCTCCTCTATGACTGTTTCAAACTTTACCCACCATATGTGAATTAATTGTGGAATTATTCTGGCTATTATTTGCCatgaatacaaaattattatagctatcatttgcaaaaaaaaatattacatattgtTTTCGattcaattttgaatttggaTCTAGTTCCCCATTTCGATATGTTTTTGTCAGGAACTTTCACATTAATGGCTTTAAAAACttcaacattgatttttgtATGGCCCTTGGCGTCTTAGACACATTTTTACCCTTTTTAACTATCATCCATGGACTGCATAATCTCAACTTATCTCGAACGAATTGATTAGCCACAATTTACgactaattaatttgtttagggCTAACATCAGCATGACTTTCCTTTTCTCCACCTTTCACAGCTTTCATGTTAACTTTCTGTTGGTGATTATGCGTTGGGGCATTTAATTTGTTTGCTCAATCCCTAACGTTGCTTCACTTCGTTGTGATTGTTTATGAGCGTACTTGccataattaaaacatattgaGTGAAGCCCTTCGTATTTCAATTTGAGAATCTAACCCAAGACATGGATTCACGATACTAGCTTTCTTCCTAGGTCAATTTCAACACTACAGATTCTGGCAAAACGCCTCCCTCTGGAGTGTATTAAAGTTAATTCAATGGAAAGACTtggaatgtatatatataaacatctaTTTTTTGCACCTCATTTGCCAACATTGAGAAGAAATTAAGGTCCCCAACTTTGGACCACACATAACGATCCATTATCATCCATGGTCCTTCAAATAGGGCATGCCACTAATCCTCCTTTACCAAGAACTGAACTTGGCAGTAGTCTTGTGACATATCAATTAATAATGCGTAAAGTTCACATTTTAGCCCGTTCCTTGTGTAGCTTGTGTTCaatcataattaaaactaactttctTCCCAACACATCAACAATATGAGCATTCTTCCAGGGGTCACAccattcttcaattttttccttCGAGATAGGAATTGTTGGACATAGTTCTAGCTTTGTAGCATCATTATTATTGTCATATAAACCTTGTAACATCTATCCTATGAGTGTTCCATATCCTCTTCTGACTTCTGAGCAGTGGAAGTTTGCCACAGTCTCTTTTTCAGCCTCTATCAAGGTATCAAATAGGACTTTGGAACCCTACATATTGTCTTTGTCTCCCTCAGTAATAACCTCATCCATCAT is a window from the Glycine max cultivar Williams 82 chromosome 2, Glycine_max_v4.0, whole genome shotgun sequence genome containing:
- the LOC100775410 gene encoding anaphase-promoting complex subunit 5, with amino-acid sequence MGGILKQPGAFAITPHKPSPSSPLSRINALVHATCFADASSSSDAALAYVKLIQHLAVFKGYKEAFFALKIAEEKFLSVSKSQILLLKLLLLHEHALHRGQLKLAQKLCDELGVLASRVTRVDMELKTEASLRHARTLLAANQFREAAAVAHSLFCMCYKYNLQVENASVLLLLAEIHKKSGNAHLGLPYALASLSFCLSFNLDLLKASATLTLAELWLSLGSSHATRALNLIHGVFPMILGHGGLELRSRAYIVEAKCYLCDSNFNVFENYEIVVDSLSQASEELQLLEFHELASEAFYLMAMVYDKLGQLEEREEAAASFQKHILALRNPQDEDDPLVSVF